In Vitis vinifera cultivar Pinot Noir 40024 chromosome 11, ASM3070453v1, a genomic segment contains:
- the LOC104880646 gene encoding toMV susceptible protein tm-2-like: MADVAFAAAIRKVADILGNLLVDEGTRWYWLQDDIRWIHTEMRRIQLFLKGTEDIQGNSEGVANLIEEIRDLGFDVEDVIDTFFPKLASHRNKRSLGCLSTKVSCNPISFTFTRHKFGMEIARIKKWIEDINRAQTTYGNTGNTSREEEQDLRQTFPHVEVPNIIGFETQTEKLRAKLLDEDTPYCVISIVGMPGLGKTTLAREVFNSVKQGFQCYAWVYISQEPRLRDVLQDIGRQVGLAKEMREESLEANLFKFLREKRYVLVLDDIWKPETWDALKNAIPCNSNHGSRLILTSRARHVGVHIGGENSLHIMEPLDSGNSWELFSNIVIISLQNINGSFRSPQMEDTGRQILEKCGGVPLAIMVMGSHLLCVERTLPAWKRFLGSMGHGRPGISKILALSYKDLSHELKQCFLYFGLFPEDHEIPATKLINLWVAEGFVQTRGEQTPEDTGEDNLHELISRNLIQVVRRRFDGRVRTCRIHDLLRNLCISEANKNFFFTTHDNIDSTYPKRVRRLTTYRSSICDYISLGCHTPSLRALLCVNNNEEILQNKQLEYIQKGLGLLRVLSLEGVTFPPTLPDAIGNLVHLSYLELGRDGLVRLPSTIGNLKNLKTLDARQCNNLVLPTVMWKMKELRHIILTPIATFEYQSKSIGQLQPIEDVSLPNLQTLHMINGNILKADCLRKFTNLRKLGLVCDVAQVTIILSDAMTISDKLEKLTLTVLPSKKGKETKVDLFNADTYPLLDLPACPALSFSAYQNLSSLYLEGGFKKLLDFPTSLIKLTLLQIQLEEDPMETLGKLPNLKKLYLGRFSYMGLKMVISGPGTFPSLEDLIIELLPLKELEVDEEVMPKLRYVKIKFDVTLKIHSSVHSDRLKRIFSEFNDYLMRMSFLELDLDLKHFPGWLDDDIFFLEEEDFILEPSKDANKGKELMPDEVAKQDTVEDPNGISKRPLELGQCSSSGGQSESEQRKSGDAN, encoded by the coding sequence ATGGCTGATGTTGCTTTTGCTGCAGCAATTCGGAAAGTCGCTGACATACTTGGCAATCTTCTGGTTGATGAAGGCACTCGTTGGTATTGGTTGCAGGATGACATTAGGTGGATCCACACGGAGATGAGACGAATTCAATTGTTCCTAAAAGGTACTGAAGACATACAGGGCAACAGTGAAGGAGTGGCGAACTTGATAGAGGAGATCAGAGATCTGGGTTTTGATGTGGAAGACGTTATTGACACCTTCTTCCCTAAATTGGCATCACACAGAAATAAAAGGTCTCTGGGTTGCCTTTCAACTAAGGTTAGTTGCAACCCAATCTCCTTCACCTTTACTCGACATAAGTTTGGAATGGAGATCGCAAGAATCAAGAAATGGATTGAAGACATCAATCGTGCCCAGACAACTTATGGCAATACAGGTAACACCAGCAGAGAAGAAGAGCAGGACCTGAGGCAGACATTCCCTCATGTTGAGGTACCCAATATAATTGGTTTCGAAACACAAACTGAGAAATTGAGGGCCAAACTACTTGATGAGGATACACCATATTGTGTGATTTCAATTGTTGGTATGCCAGGTTTGGGTAAGACAACTCTTGCTAGGGAAGTTTTTAATTCTGtcaaacaaggttttcaatgtTATGCTTGGGTTTACATTTCTCAAGAGCCTAGACTGAGAGATGTTCTGCAAGATATAGGGAGACAAGTGGGCTTGGCAAAGGAGATGCGAGAAGAAAGTCTGGAAGCTAACCTGTTCAAGTTTTTGAGGGAGAAGAGGTATGTATTAGTCCTTGATGACATATGGAAACCTGAAACATGGGATGCTCTTAAAAATGCCATTCCCTGCAATTCTAACCATGGCAGTAGATTAATCCTCACTTCCCGCGCTAGACATGTAGGTGTACACATAGGTGGGGAAAACTCTCTACACATCATGGAACCACTAGACTCAGGAAACAGCTGGGAACTCTTTTCTAACATAGTTATTATCTCGTTACAAAATATCAATGGAAGCTTTCGCTCTCCACAAATGGAAGATACgggaagacaaattttggaaaaatgtgGTGGTGTCCCTCTGGCTATTATGGTCATGGGAAGCCACTTGTTGTGTGTAGAAAGGACACTACCTGCATGGAAGAGGTTCCTGGGAAGCATGGGCCATGGACGACctggaatttcaaaaatcttggCTTTGAGTTACAAAGATTTATCCCACGAGTTAAAGCaatgttttctctattttggtCTTTTCCCTGAAGACCATGAAATCCCTGCAACTAAATTGATTAATCTGTGGGTGGCTGAGGGATTTGTACAAACCCGAGGAGAGCAGACACCAGAGGATACAGGGGAGGATAATCTGCACGAGCTTATCAGTAGGAACTTGATTCAGGTTGTTAGGAGGAGGTTTGATGGAAGAGTTAGAACTTGTCGCATTCATGATCTATTGCGCAACCTTTGTATTTCCGAGGCCAACAAGAACTTCTTCTTCACAACACATGACAACATTGATTCTACTTATCCAAAGAGAGTACGTAGACTTACGACCTATCGCAGTAGCATCTGTGACTACATCTCTCTAGGCTGTCACACCCCCAGTCTTCGAGCTCTGCTATGTGTCAATAACAATGAGGAGATACTTCAAAACAAACAACTTGAATATATACAAAAAGGCTTGGGACTGCTTCGAGTGCTGAGTCTTGAGGGAGTAACATTCCCACCAACTCTTCCAGATGCAATAGGGAATCTTGTCCATTTGAGCTACCTTGAATTGGGGAGAGACGGTCTTGTGAGGCTCCCTTCCACCATAGGcaatctcaaaaatttaaaaaccttGGATGCTAGACAATGCAATAATCTCGTCTTACCTACTGTTATGTGGAAGATGAAAGAGTTACGACACATTATCTTGACTCCCATAGCCACATTTGAATATCAATCGAAGTCTATAGGCCAGTTGCAACCAATTGAAGATGTATCTCTTCCAAATCTTCAAACTCTGCATATGATAAATGGCAACATCTTGAAAGCTGACTGCTTGCGCAAATTTACCAACTTGAGAAAATTGGGACTTGTTTGTGATGTTGCACAAGTTACTATAATACTATCAGATGCCATGACCATATCAGATAAGCTAGAGAAACTGACATTGACAGTTTTACCTtccaaaaaagggaaagaaactaAGGTGGACCTTTTTAATGCAGATACTTATCCGCTACTCGATCTCCCTGCATGTCCAGCACTGAGTTTTTCTGCCTATCAGAATCTCAGTAGCCTTTATCTGGAGGGGGGATTTAAAAAGCTGTTAGATTTTCCCACAAGCCTCATCAAGCTCACTTTGTTGCAGATTCAATTGGAAGAAGACCCAATGGAGACACTGGGAAAGCTTCCCAACTTGAAGAAGCTTTACCTTGGTAGATTTTCGTACATGGGACTTAAGATGGTTATCTCAGGACCCGGTACCTTTCCTTCACTTGAAGACTTGATAATTGAGCTACTGCCTTTAAAAGAGTTGGAAGTGGATGAAGAAGTAATGCCGAAACTTAGgtatgtgaaaataaaatttgatgttACACTAAAGATACACTCGTCGGTCCACTCAGATAGattgaaaagaatattttccgAATTTAACGACTACCTCATGCGTATGAGTTTTTTGGAGCTGGACCTGGACCTGAAGCATTTTCCAGGCTGGCTGGATGATGATATCTTTTTCTTGGAGGAGGAAGATTTCATCTTGGAGCCAAGTAAGGATGCtaataaaggaaaagaattgaTGCCTGATGAGGTTGCAAAGCAAGACACTGTTGAAGATCCAAATGGCATTTCTAAAAGGCCACTCGAATTGGGCCAATGCTCATCATCAGGAGGACAAAGTGAAAGTGAACAGAGAAAGAGTGGGGATGCTAATTAA
- the LOC100257802 gene encoding uncharacterized protein LOC100257802 isoform X2, which translates to MMAPARPHLLFKFHFLFLQASSWRETVRSECQLLNFQPNVLSLSSPPPHAFPSFSSSSASSPFPTETEPFAMSLTPLMFRSLVRLVSSLVGQPAASISTLLYYSDLLPQNIVLERLVQHELLDQENYLFHFLINFLRCF; encoded by the exons ATGATGGCACCTGCTCGGCCACACCTACTATTCAAGTTCCACTTCCTCTTCCTTCAGGCTTCAAGTTGGCGAGAGACAGTTAGGTCGGAATGTCAGCTGCTGAATTTTCAACCCAatgtcctctctctctcttctccccCTCCACATGCCTTcccatcattttcttcttcttctgcttcttcCCCCTTCCCCACAGAAACAGAGCCATTCGCCATG TCTCTGACGCCTTTGATGTTTCGATCACTTGTGAGACTGGTGTCGTCTCTGGTGGGTCAGCCTGCTGCCTCCATCTCCACCTTGCTCTACTACAGCGACTTACTCCCCCAGAACATCGTCTTGGAAAGACTGGTTCAGCATGAATTGCTGGATCAGGAGAACTATCTCTTCCATTTCCTCATCAACTTCTTGAGGTGTTTCTG A
- the LOC100257802 gene encoding uncharacterized protein LOC100257802 isoform X1, producing MMAPARPHLLFKFHFLFLQASSWRETVRSECQLLNFQPNVLSLSSPPPHAFPSFSSSSASSPFPTETEPFAMSLTPLMFRSLVRLVSSLVGQPAASISTLLYYSDLLPQNIVLERLVQHELLDQENYLFHFLINFLRCFW from the exons ATGATGGCACCTGCTCGGCCACACCTACTATTCAAGTTCCACTTCCTCTTCCTTCAGGCTTCAAGTTGGCGAGAGACAGTTAGGTCGGAATGTCAGCTGCTGAATTTTCAACCCAatgtcctctctctctcttctccccCTCCACATGCCTTcccatcattttcttcttcttctgcttcttcCCCCTTCCCCACAGAAACAGAGCCATTCGCCATG TCTCTGACGCCTTTGATGTTTCGATCACTTGTGAGACTGGTGTCGTCTCTGGTGGGTCAGCCTGCTGCCTCCATCTCCACCTTGCTCTACTACAGCGACTTACTCCCCCAGAACATCGTCTTGGAAAGACTGGTTCAGCATGAATTGCTGGATCAGGAGAACTATCTCTTCCATTTCCTCATCAACTTCTTGAGGTGTTTCTGGTAG